A single region of the Mannheimia bovis genome encodes:
- the orn gene encoding oligoribonuclease encodes MNQDAQNLIWIDLEMTGLDPEKERIIEIATIVTDKDLNILAEGPVLAVHQTDELLGKMSDWCVKTHTANGLIERVKASKLTERAAELQTLDFLKRWVPKGSSPICGNSIAQDKRFLYKYMPDLADYFHYRHLDVSTLKELARRWKPEILDKFSKGNTHLALDDIRESINELKFYREHFINLDEK; translated from the coding sequence ATGAACCAAGATGCACAAAATCTAATTTGGATCGACCTTGAAATGACAGGCTTAGATCCTGAAAAAGAACGCATTATTGAAATAGCAACAATTGTTACTGATAAAGATCTGAATATTTTAGCGGAAGGACCGGTTTTGGCGGTTCATCAAACTGATGAATTATTAGGTAAAATGAGTGATTGGTGTGTGAAAACTCATACTGCAAATGGCTTAATTGAACGAGTGAAAGCGAGTAAACTCACTGAACGTGCGGCAGAATTACAAACCCTTGATTTCCTAAAGCGTTGGGTACCAAAAGGAAGTTCGCCAATTTGTGGTAACAGTATTGCACAGGATAAACGTTTCCTTTATAAATATATGCCTGATTTGGCGGATTATTTCCACTATCGTCATTTAGATGTGAGTACCTTAAAAGAATTAGCAAGACGCTGGAAACCGGAAATATTGGATAAATTTAGTAAAGGGAATACACATTTAGCGTTGGACGATATTCGTGAATCTATCAATGAATTGAAGTTTTATCGGGAACATTTTATTAATTTAGACGAAAAATAA
- the tsaE gene encoding tRNA (adenosine(37)-N6)-threonylcarbamoyltransferase complex ATPase subunit type 1 TsaE — MADLLSFYCEDETKLLEFGQSFALGLKNYLLQDSNRSLVIYLNGELGAGKTTLTRSIVRAFGHQGNVKSPTYTLVEEYHLDPLNIYHFDLYRLADPEELEFMGIRDYFKPQTLCLLEWASKGEGMIPEADFVIQIDYMNEGRQITIVPQNQPATDILVNFNQK; from the coding sequence ATGGCTGATTTACTCTCTTTTTACTGCGAAGATGAAACTAAATTACTTGAATTTGGTCAATCATTCGCATTGGGGCTAAAAAACTATTTGTTGCAAGACAGCAACCGCTCTCTGGTTATTTACCTAAACGGCGAGTTAGGGGCAGGCAAAACGACCCTAACTCGTAGTATTGTAAGAGCATTTGGGCATCAAGGTAATGTGAAAAGCCCCACTTATACATTAGTTGAAGAGTATCATCTCGACCCTTTGAATATTTACCATTTTGACTTATATCGCTTAGCTGACCCTGAAGAACTAGAATTTATGGGTATTCGTGATTATTTCAAACCACAAACATTGTGTTTGTTGGAATGGGCAAGCAAAGGTGAAGGAATGATTCCGGAAGCTGATTTTGTCATTCAAATTGATTATATGAATGAAGGACGACAAATTACGATTGTTCCGCAAAATCAACCGGCAACAGATATTTTAGTAAATTTTAATCAAAAATAG